The following proteins are encoded in a genomic region of Hoeflea phototrophica DFL-43:
- a CDS encoding VWA domain-containing protein, producing MLAAQVLAAGAGLIGGVRLRAGAGPVRDRWLEMARAMMDARAGGKRPWIRIPASSAAGRLTGGIDITATLTAGRPVHEKGLLARADGGVIILGMAERLSGSSAAIIGRTLDDGVASGGSGRKQPARFSVIALDESVDEDEDVPAALADRLTLDVRLEGLSIHDAELDLDLAREMGENLSDADVCAAAQIDDGLREAAAAISLALPASPLRRGLDLLRVARILASLEHSETVDGEHLAVAVRLCLGLSLNANEQSQPEQEQAQEETQPAEPEQMQADQPEQPDTPEDSDPEQEPSEAETEISEEDMLVAAAAASRAVLAELDRPDRSTASKSARSGKSGGFKSGSRRGRPAGIVSRPPYAEARPDIVSTLRAAIPWQRLRNPDFALTSEGVAPSLKILPSDFRYIRFRHRTESTAIFAVDASGSTAMERLAEAKGAIELLLGDCYVRRDHVALITFRGRAAETLLEPTRSLVRAKRSLTGMPGGGPTPLAGAIRRSLEIAGMVQRRGQSPLIVYLTDGSGNIALDGGADRARARDDAQMLARQGAALGYRSILIDISRRPREATRDLARSMQAQYCQLPNVSASAVNAIVSAELQKAAGP from the coding sequence TTGCTCGCTGCTCAGGTTCTCGCGGCTGGTGCCGGGTTGATTGGCGGCGTTCGCCTGCGCGCCGGTGCAGGGCCGGTCCGCGACCGCTGGCTGGAGATGGCCCGCGCGATGATGGACGCAAGAGCGGGCGGCAAACGGCCATGGATCCGCATTCCTGCCTCGTCCGCCGCCGGACGCCTGACCGGCGGCATTGACATCACGGCCACACTCACCGCCGGGCGCCCGGTGCATGAGAAGGGCCTTCTCGCACGTGCCGATGGCGGCGTGATCATCCTCGGCATGGCCGAACGGCTGAGCGGCAGCAGTGCAGCCATAATCGGCCGCACGCTTGATGACGGTGTTGCCAGTGGCGGCTCGGGACGTAAGCAGCCGGCGCGGTTCTCGGTGATCGCGCTTGATGAATCCGTGGATGAGGACGAGGACGTCCCCGCAGCTCTCGCTGACCGTTTGACCCTGGATGTGCGGCTTGAAGGGCTTTCCATTCACGATGCGGAGCTCGATCTCGATCTGGCCCGCGAGATGGGCGAAAATTTGTCCGATGCCGACGTCTGTGCAGCCGCGCAGATCGATGATGGTTTGCGTGAGGCCGCCGCGGCTATCTCGCTGGCGCTGCCTGCCAGCCCCTTGCGCCGCGGTCTCGATCTTCTGCGTGTGGCCAGAATTCTGGCAAGCCTGGAGCACAGCGAAACGGTTGATGGCGAACATCTGGCCGTGGCCGTCCGGCTTTGTCTCGGCCTGTCGCTGAATGCCAATGAACAATCTCAGCCCGAGCAAGAGCAAGCCCAGGAGGAGACCCAACCTGCCGAGCCCGAACAGATGCAGGCTGACCAGCCGGAGCAGCCCGATACCCCCGAGGACAGTGATCCCGAGCAGGAACCCTCCGAGGCCGAGACAGAGATAAGCGAGGAGGACATGCTGGTTGCCGCAGCCGCAGCCTCCCGTGCTGTGCTTGCCGAACTCGACCGGCCGGACCGCTCCACAGCGTCGAAATCGGCTCGCAGCGGAAAATCCGGGGGCTTCAAATCAGGGTCCCGCCGCGGCCGACCCGCCGGTATCGTCTCGCGTCCGCCCTATGCCGAGGCGCGGCCCGATATTGTTTCGACATTGCGCGCAGCCATTCCCTGGCAGCGCCTGCGCAATCCGGATTTTGCCCTGACGTCGGAAGGCGTCGCGCCGTCGCTCAAGATCCTGCCATCGGACTTCCGTTACATCCGGTTCCGTCACCGCACCGAATCCACCGCGATCTTCGCCGTCGATGCCTCGGGCTCGACGGCCATGGAGCGCTTGGCCGAGGCCAAGGGCGCGATCGAACTGCTGTTGGGCGATTGCTATGTCCGCCGCGACCATGTTGCGCTGATTACCTTTCGCGGGCGAGCCGCTGAGACACTGTTGGAGCCGACACGCTCGCTGGTCCGCGCCAAGCGTTCGTTGACCGGCATGCCCGGAGGCGGCCCGACGCCGCTTGCCGGTGCCATTCGCCGCTCGCTCGAAATCGCAGGCATGGTTCAGCGCCGCGGCCAGTCACCGTTGATTGTCTATCTCACCGATGGCAGCGGCAACATTGCGCTTGATGGCGGCGCAGACCGCGCCCGTGCCCGCGATGATGCCCAGATGCTCGCCCGCCAGGGCGCAGCTCTTGGCTACCGCTCAATCCTGATCGACATATCGCGCCGCCCGCGCGAGGCGACCCGCGATCTCGCCCGCTCCATGCAGGCGCAATATTGCCAGCTGCCCAATGTGTCAGCCAGTGCGGTCAATGCCATCGTCAGCGCAGAACTGCAAAAGGCCGCCGGGCCATGA
- the bchO gene encoding alpha/beta fold hydrolase BchO yields MSLSARPPDLDIEGRNWPFRDHSRLVASGGMDWHVQELTVRKGAPVALLVHGAGAAGHSFRGLMPLLSKNHHVIAIDLPGHGFTRGAGARDLTLPGMARALSGLLVKLDLNPAIAIGHSAGVAVLLEMALSQSFAPGRIVGLNGALEPIRGNALLSPLAKLLFANPLTSRFVSFQARMVDMAGHVLRATGSRIDGKGRDCYAMLLRQPAHVSGALGMMANWNLDPLIARLGQISVPVTLIAAADDPMVPDRVSRQAAQRIPGCGLEILPYGGHLFHEVAPDQVFSLIVNSPSAQPAKRSVA; encoded by the coding sequence ATGAGCCTGTCTGCCCGCCCACCCGATCTCGACATCGAAGGCCGCAACTGGCCGTTTCGCGACCACAGCCGTTTGGTCGCATCGGGAGGGATGGACTGGCATGTGCAGGAGCTGACCGTCAGGAAGGGAGCACCGGTCGCGCTGCTGGTGCACGGCGCCGGCGCTGCTGGCCATTCTTTTCGCGGTCTCATGCCATTGCTGTCAAAAAACCATCACGTCATCGCGATCGATCTGCCCGGTCACGGTTTCACACGCGGCGCAGGCGCGCGCGATCTGACGCTGCCGGGAATGGCGCGCGCACTCTCCGGACTACTCGTCAAACTCGACCTCAACCCTGCCATCGCCATTGGCCATTCCGCAGGCGTTGCGGTGTTGCTCGAAATGGCATTGTCGCAATCCTTTGCGCCCGGGCGCATTGTCGGCCTCAACGGCGCGCTTGAACCGATCCGCGGCAATGCGCTGCTGTCGCCACTCGCCAAGCTGTTGTTCGCCAATCCGCTGACCTCGCGTTTTGTCTCGTTCCAGGCGCGGATGGTGGATATGGCGGGCCATGTGCTGCGCGCCACCGGTTCGCGGATCGATGGCAAGGGGCGCGATTGCTACGCCATGTTGCTGCGCCAGCCTGCTCATGTCAGCGGCGCGCTGGGCATGATGGCCAACTGGAACCTCGATCCGCTGATCGCCCGCCTCGGACAGATTTCAGTGCCGGTGACGCTGATTGCCGCCGCAGACGATCCGATGGTACCGGATCGCGTGTCGCGTCAGGCAGCCCAGCGCATCCCTGGCTGCGGGCTCGAAATTCTCCCCTATGGCGGCCACCTTTTCCACGAGGTGGCGCCTGATCAGGTCTTTTCCCTGATCGTCAATTCACCCTCCGCCCAACCGGCCAAAAGATCGGTGGCTTGA
- a CDS encoding phytoene desaturase: MMTVHDTLLAGGQSADARPHAIVIGAGFGGLAAAVRLGARGYRVTVLEKLEQPGGRASQFRQDGFTFDAGPTIITAPFVFEELWALCGRKLSDDVSLVSLDPFYTVRFDDGREFRASANDAAMEAEIARFSPGDVDGYRRYLEESERCFRTGFLGMIDKSYATLGAMARSMPGLIMRRAERSVYKLVSKYIRNEQLRQALSFHPLFIGGNPMRSSGVLSLISYLEREYGVHYAKGGTHSLVKGLAGLIAGQGGTIRTNAEVAEITVENGRATGVWLQGGQVIAASIVVSNADAGWTYSKLLAKHPRKRWTDAKIGRAKYSMSLFVWYFGVNRKYDHVPHHTVMMGPRFGGLLHDIFDAKHLADDFSLYLYRPSASDDSMAPEGCDSFYVLSPVPNLDADIDWAKTAEPYRRKIEAHLEATVLPGLKDHVVTSKLMTPIDFRDRLLSIKGAAFGIEPVITQLAWFRPHNISEEVENLFIVGAGTHPGAGLPGVVSSAKILDKVVPHARTVN, encoded by the coding sequence ATGATGACCGTTCATGACACCTTGCTCGCAGGCGGCCAGTCCGCCGACGCCCGGCCTCATGCCATCGTGATTGGCGCCGGATTCGGTGGGCTCGCCGCCGCTGTCAGGCTCGGCGCGCGCGGATACCGCGTCACCGTGCTCGAAAAGCTCGAACAGCCCGGCGGCCGCGCATCGCAGTTCCGCCAGGATGGTTTCACCTTCGACGCAGGACCAACCATCATCACCGCGCCTTTCGTCTTTGAGGAATTGTGGGCGTTGTGCGGCCGCAAGCTCTCTGACGATGTCTCGCTGGTCTCGCTCGATCCCTTCTACACCGTGCGTTTCGATGATGGCCGCGAGTTTCGCGCTTCGGCCAATGATGCCGCGATGGAAGCGGAGATCGCCAGATTCTCCCCGGGCGATGTCGACGGCTATCGCCGTTATCTTGAGGAGAGCGAGCGCTGCTTCCGGACTGGCTTTCTCGGCATGATCGACAAATCCTACGCCACGCTGGGCGCAATGGCCCGATCGATGCCAGGCCTCATCATGCGCCGCGCCGAACGCTCGGTTTACAAGCTGGTGTCGAAATACATCAGGAACGAGCAACTGCGCCAGGCGCTGAGCTTCCACCCGCTGTTCATCGGCGGCAACCCGATGCGCTCCTCGGGCGTGCTCAGCCTGATTTCCTATCTCGAGCGGGAATATGGGGTGCATTACGCCAAGGGCGGCACCCATTCGCTGGTCAAGGGACTGGCCGGGCTGATCGCCGGGCAGGGGGGCACGATCCGCACCAATGCGGAAGTGGCCGAAATCACTGTCGAGAATGGCCGCGCCACTGGTGTCTGGCTTCAAGGCGGGCAGGTCATTGCGGCTTCCATCGTGGTTTCCAATGCCGATGCCGGCTGGACCTATTCGAAACTGCTTGCCAAACATCCGCGCAAGCGCTGGACCGACGCCAAGATCGGCAGGGCAAAATACTCCATGAGCCTGTTCGTCTGGTATTTCGGCGTGAACCGGAAATATGACCACGTGCCCCACCATACGGTGATGATGGGACCGCGCTTTGGCGGCCTCCTGCATGATATTTTCGACGCCAAGCACCTGGCCGATGATTTCAGCCTCTATCTCTACCGGCCGTCGGCCAGCGACGATTCGATGGCGCCGGAAGGCTGCGACAGCTTCTATGTGCTCTCGCCGGTGCCCAATCTCGATGCCGACATCGATTGGGCGAAGACCGCCGAACCCTACCGGCGCAAGATCGAGGCCCATCTCGAGGCCACCGTGCTGCCTGGTCTCAAGGATCATGTGGTCACCTCGAAACTGATGACCCCGATTGATTTCCGCGACCGGCTGCTCTCGATCAAGGGCGCCGCCTTCGGCATCGAACCGGTGATCACCCAACTGGCCTGGTTCCGCCCGCACAATATCTCCGAGGAAGTCGAAAACCTGTTCATCGTCGGCGCAGGCACCCATCCGGGCGCCGGGCTTCCCGGCGTCGTGTCCTCCGCCAAGATCCTCGACAAGGTCGTGCCCCATGCCAGAACCGTCAACTGA
- a CDS encoding phytoene/squalene synthase family protein: MPEPSTESFALDPVLRRECEEAIRAGSKSFLAASMLLPGSTRMAARALYAFCRATDDLVDESADPAEGLAEIRARLDAIYRGTPRDHPADRAFVAVVEHYALPRALPDALVEGFEWDVGNRTYRDCNELCAYSARVASTVGVMMTLIMGVCDRAVLARAADLGLAMQLTNIARDVGEDARRGRIYLPLDWLEEAGIDREAFLANPEACPAMRATTERLLNTAQSLYARAMTGIAGLPLTCRMAIRSAALIYREIGREIEKSGHDSITLRAHTSTRRKLELIAQAASTPFLFQPVSTEPAHPEVRFLVEAAAAGRSQAPRGVDAKAGRMIELMARSEDRRRTASFNV; encoded by the coding sequence ATGCCAGAACCGTCAACTGAAAGCTTTGCCCTTGATCCAGTGCTCCGCCGTGAATGCGAGGAGGCGATTCGTGCTGGCTCGAAGTCTTTCCTCGCAGCCTCGATGCTGTTGCCCGGCTCAACCCGGATGGCAGCGCGGGCGCTCTATGCCTTTTGCCGCGCAACCGACGATCTGGTCGATGAAAGCGCCGATCCGGCCGAAGGACTGGCGGAAATCCGCGCCCGGCTTGATGCGATTTACCGTGGAACGCCGCGCGATCATCCGGCCGACCGCGCCTTCGTGGCCGTGGTTGAGCATTACGCCCTGCCACGCGCGCTGCCCGATGCACTGGTCGAGGGGTTTGAATGGGATGTCGGCAACCGAACCTACCGTGACTGCAACGAGCTGTGCGCCTATTCGGCCCGCGTCGCCTCCACCGTTGGCGTGATGATGACGCTGATCATGGGGGTGTGTGACCGCGCGGTGCTGGCCCGGGCCGCCGATCTCGGCCTTGCCATGCAACTGACCAACATCGCCCGCGATGTCGGAGAAGACGCGCGCCGCGGCCGCATCTACCTGCCGCTCGACTGGCTTGAAGAGGCGGGCATCGATCGCGAAGCGTTTCTTGCCAACCCCGAAGCGTGTCCGGCGATGCGCGCCACCACCGAACGTCTGCTCAATACCGCCCAGAGCCTTTATGCCCGCGCCATGACCGGCATCGCCGGCCTGCCATTGACCTGCCGCATGGCGATCCGGAGTGCGGCGCTGATCTACCGCGAAATCGGCCGCGAGATCGAGAAATCCGGACATGACAGCATCACCCTGCGCGCCCACACCTCGACCCGGCGCAAGCTCGAGCTGATCGCCCAGGCGGCCTCGACACCGTTCCTTTTCCAGCCGGTGTCGACAGAACCGGCCCACCCGGAGGTGCGGTTTCTGGTCGAGGCGGCCGCTGCAGGCCGCAGCCAGGCCCCGCGCGGCGTCGACGCCAAGGCCGGCCGCATGATCGAACTGATGGCCCGCTCCGAAGACCGCCGGCGCACCGCCAGTTTCAATGTCTGA
- the crtD gene encoding 1-hydroxycarotenoid 3,4-desaturase CrtD — protein MPPQPKESDINRTPRQKVIIVGAGAGGLSAAISAASRGMDVTVLDRAATPGGKMRRLGVGGRQVDAGPTVLTMRWVFERLFEMAGTSLEARIRLNQARVLARHGWSDGAQLDLFADVEESARAIEAFSNRANAQGYRRFAAQSAAMFATLKPSYIDAQRPGPLSLIARIGPLNLKQQWALKPFSTLWSALGEHFSDPRLRQLFGRYATYCGSSPFQAPATLMLVAHAEQDGVWLAQGGMHGLAKSMETLAREMGVEFRYGADVSAIGSGRQGVTGLTLASGEQLLADRIIFNGDISALKGLVDGTDTGVAPTPRPKRSFSALTFAMTARTSGFPLAHHTVFFSDDYRAEFETMSKRRAIPSSPTTYICAQDRDDAGKLNDADERERMLFILNAPADGDQTEFSDKETATCLDQALALLSASGLEIEKSGMDCVPTTPAQFHQLFPATGGALYGRASHGWTASFRRPGSRTRIPGLYLAGGSAHPGPGVPMATLSGMLAAESLAEDLASMRLSRPAVISGGMSTA, from the coding sequence TTGCCACCACAACCAAAGGAGAGTGACATCAACAGGACGCCGCGCCAGAAGGTGATCATCGTGGGAGCGGGAGCCGGAGGGCTTTCCGCCGCCATTTCGGCGGCATCGCGCGGCATGGATGTCACCGTTCTCGACCGCGCCGCAACACCGGGCGGCAAGATGCGCAGGCTCGGCGTGGGCGGCAGGCAGGTGGATGCGGGTCCCACGGTGCTGACCATGCGCTGGGTTTTCGAGCGGCTGTTTGAAATGGCAGGCACCTCGCTTGAGGCGCGGATCCGGTTGAACCAGGCGCGTGTGCTCGCCCGCCATGGCTGGTCCGACGGTGCGCAACTGGATCTGTTTGCGGATGTCGAAGAAAGCGCGCGGGCCATCGAGGCCTTTTCCAACCGGGCGAATGCGCAAGGCTATCGCCGGTTCGCGGCTCAGAGTGCGGCGATGTTCGCCACGCTGAAGCCAAGCTACATAGATGCACAACGGCCCGGCCCGCTGTCGCTGATCGCGCGGATCGGTCCGCTCAATCTCAAGCAGCAATGGGCGCTCAAGCCATTTTCAACCCTGTGGTCGGCGCTTGGCGAGCATTTTTCCGATCCGCGGCTGAGGCAATTGTTCGGCCGCTACGCCACCTATTGCGGATCCTCACCATTTCAGGCCCCCGCGACGCTGATGCTGGTTGCCCATGCCGAACAGGATGGCGTTTGGCTGGCGCAAGGCGGCATGCATGGGCTTGCCAAGAGCATGGAGACGCTGGCGCGCGAAATGGGTGTCGAATTCCGCTATGGCGCAGATGTTTCAGCGATTGGAAGCGGCAGGCAGGGCGTGACCGGACTGACACTTGCTTCCGGTGAGCAGCTTTTGGCTGACCGGATCATCTTCAATGGCGACATCTCGGCGCTCAAGGGCCTTGTGGATGGTACGGACACAGGCGTCGCGCCGACCCCGCGGCCGAAGCGGTCCTTTTCGGCGCTGACCTTCGCCATGACGGCGCGCACATCAGGCTTTCCGCTGGCCCATCACACTGTGTTCTTCTCCGATGACTACCGGGCGGAATTCGAAACCATGTCAAAACGGCGGGCGATTCCATCAAGCCCGACCACCTATATCTGCGCCCAGGACCGCGACGATGCAGGCAAGCTCAACGATGCGGACGAGCGCGAGCGGATGCTGTTCATCCTCAACGCCCCGGCAGATGGCGACCAGACAGAATTTAGCGACAAGGAAACCGCAACATGTCTCGATCAGGCACTCGCACTGCTTTCGGCCTCGGGGCTGGAGATAGAGAAAAGCGGGATGGATTGCGTCCCCACGACCCCGGCACAGTTTCATCAGCTGTTTCCGGCGACGGGGGGGGCGCTCTACGGCCGGGCCTCGCACGGATGGACAGCCTCGTTCCGGAGACCGGGGTCGCGGACGCGGATTCCGGGGCTCTATCTGGCGGGGGGCAGCGCCCATCCGGGTCCGGGCGTGCCGATGGCGACGCTTTCCGGAATGCTGGCGGCGGAGAGCCTGGCCGAGGACCTCGCTTCGATGCGCCTGTCCCGCCCGGCGGTTATCTCTGGTGGTATGTCGACGGCCTGA